One stretch of Castor canadensis chromosome 14, mCasCan1.hap1v2, whole genome shotgun sequence DNA includes these proteins:
- the Rexo1 gene encoding RNA exonuclease 1 homolog isoform X1, translating into MLRSTGFFRAIDCPYWAGAPGGPCRRPYCHFRHRGARVPGGGVAAPPAAGLSYDPYNPELPKPPTQRENGTLGQGDEPRSDMLELELVNQAIEAVRSEVELEQRRYQKLLETAREHSVAEYGVGGASALVPGSPATSPNTGLDEDTFPLAFSYTPSSHNLLTPDGGYQPTPLAAPAEPGSRYLLASLERGQGKVGGPSGTLEYVPKAVSQPRRYNRPVPSGKYVVDNSKPSTDLEYDPLSNYSARHLSRASSRDKRAIKRPRGSHGSEPYTPLKKPCDPFSGCDARFSDSEDDMASPPKTRDSSPKTRASSPKAGASLESKASGKPSSKEGLEPEEGSLRETKEMAVQCDVGDLGQPPKDPDRASPVKPSSPARVPEDLGRPKESKPKKKKNGTPSILGHKDNTLKKDKKKDKDQGRTGEKPCADKSPQTSSPRHKAERPKGTKKKPSSATLVASSGKDGSGCPTGLGLQPQNSCSGPHQLPDRKGSGKLPSGKLVERKAHSLDEGISQDAPKLKKRALSHADLFGDESEDEDTGLGTGVPRVWPSALPSLSSDSDSDSSLGLPEAQLPKRLKASLPPFPALPSPSSSSSLGAGEEVEEDVDYSALEKEVDFDSDPMEECLRIFNESTSVKTENKGRLARQPPKNEKGEEKGHTGLTTLFPGQKRRISHLSKQGKEAEPLKRGPVVPPARPPTAQEVCYRRAQQAQKESASWLQAAPRPTEKPSVHISAPGEKRRIAHIPKPRLATAPTGAKRTLTASSSQAPNGPEPGSQPLKTRTLSGMASKTTTTITPKRIAHSPSLQSLKKPVIPKEFGGKVPTVIRQRYLNLFMEECLKFCSSSQEAIEKALNEEKVAYDRSPSKNIYLNVAVNTLKKLRGLVPNTVPGLSKTSGRRLVSHEVVLGGKLAAKTSFSLNRPSSPRVEDLKGATLYRRLREYLLTLEQLKENGYPFPHPQRPGGAVIFTADEKKPKDSSCRICCRCGTEYLVSSSGRCVRDEECYYHWGRLRRNRVAGGWETQYMCCSAAIGSVGCQVAKQHVQDGRKENLEGFVRTFEKEHSEEAHAGIFALDCEMSYTTYGLELTRVTVVDTEMQVVYDTFVKPDNEIVDYNTRFSGVTEADLTDTSITLRDVQAVLLSMFSADTILIGHSLESDLLALKVIHSTVVDTSVLFPHRLGLPYKRSLRNLMADYLRQIIQDNVDGHSSSEDASACMHLVIWKIREDAKTKR; encoded by the exons ATGCTACGTTCCACTGGTTTCTTCCGGGCTATCGACTGCCCGTATTGGGCGGGGGCACCTGGGGGGCCTTGCCGGCGACCCTACTGCCACTTCCGGCACCGTGGGGCCCGGGTCCCCGGCGGCGGCGTAGCGGCGCCCCCGGCAGCAG gGCTCAGTTATGACCCATACAATCCAGAGCTGCCCAAGCCCCCAACACAGAGGGAGAATGGCACACTGGGCCAGGGCGATGAGCCCCGCTCGGATATGCTGGAGCTAGAACTGGTCAACCAGGCCATTGAGGCTGTGCGCAGTGAGGTGGAACTGGAGCAGCGGCGCTACCAGAAGCTCCTGGAGACAGCCCGGGAACACAGTGTGGCTGAGTATGGTGTAGGTGGGGCTTCTGCCCTGGTGCCTGGCAGCCCTGCCACTAGCCCCAATACGGGCCTGGATGAGGACACCTTCCCACTGGCCTTCAGCTACACCCCCAGCAGCCACAACCTCCTGACGCCTGATGGTGGCTACCAGCCCACCCCACTAGCTGCTCCAGCTGAGCCAGGCAGCAGGTACTTGCTGGCATCTCTGGAGAGGGGTCAGGGCAAAGTGGGGGGCCCCAGTGGCACCCTGGAATATGTCCCCAAGGCTGTGAGCCAGCCCCGGCGGTATAACCGCCCTGTGCCCAGTGGCAAGTATGTAGTGGACAACTCTAAGCCATCCACAGACCTGGAGTATGACCCCCTCTCCAACTACTCTGCTCGCCACCTCAGCAGAGCCAGCTCCAGGGACAAGAGGGCCATTAAGAGGCCCCGGGGCTCCCATGGGAGCGAGCCCTACACACCTCTCAAGAAGCCCTGCGATCCCTTCAGCGGCTGCGATGCCAGGTTTTCAGATTCAGAAGATGACATGGCCAGTCCTCCCAAGACCAGGGACAGCTCACCCAAGACCAGGGCCAGCTCCCCCAAAGCTGGGGCCAGCCTTGAGAGCAAGGCCTCTGGGAAGCCATCCTCCAAGGAAGGCTTGGAGCCTGAGGAAGGGAGCCTGCGGGAGACCAAGGAGATGGCAGTACAATGTGATGTGGGGGACCTTGGACAGCCTCCAAAGGACCCAGACAGGGCATCCCCAGTGAAACCCAGCTCCCCAGCCAGGGTCCCCGAGGATCTGGGCCGTCCCAAGGAGAGCAAacccaagaagaagaaaaatggaacccCATCAATCCTTGGTCACAAGGACAATACCCTGAAGAAAGACAAGAAGAAGGACAAGGACCAAGGGCGAACTGGagagaaaccatgtgcagacAAGAGCCCACAGACCAGCAGCCCCCGGCACAAGGCCGAGCGACCCAAAGGGACCAAGAAAAAGCCATCTTCAGCCACCCTGGTGGCCAGCTCAGGGAAAGATGGGTCTGGCTGCCCCACTGGTTTGGGTCTCCAGCCCCAGAACTCTTGTTCTGGTCCTCACCAGCTGCCAGACAGGAAGGGCAGTGGGAAGCTGCCCTCCGGAAAGTTAGTGGAGCGCAAGGCCCACTCATTGGATGAGGGCATTTCTCAGGACGCCCCTAAGCTGAAGAAGCGGGCCCTGAGCCATGCTGACCTCTTCGGGGATGAGAGTGAGGATGAGGATACAGGGCTGGGGACTGGGGTACCACGGGTCTGGCCCTCCGCCCTTCCCAGCCTCAGCTCAGACTCAGACTCAGACTCCAGCCTGGGCCTCCCTGAGGCACAGCTGCCCAAGCGGCTCAAGGCTTCCCTGCCCCCAttccctgccctgccctccccttcctcctcctcctccttgggtGCTGGGGAAGAAGTGGAGGAGGATGTGGACTACTCGGCCTTGGAGAAGGAGGTTGACTTTGACTCAGACCCCATGGAGGAGTGCCTGCGGATTTTCAATGAGTCTACCAGTGTGAAGACGGAGAACAAGGGCCGACTGGCCCGGCAG CCCCCCAAGAATGAGAAGGGTGAAGAGAAGGGTCATACAGGCCTGACCACTCTGTTCCCGGGGCAGAAGAGGAGGATCTCTCACCTTTCCAAGCAAGGCAAGGAG GCGGAGCCCCTGAAGAGGGGCCCTGTGGTGCCCCCAGCTCGACCACCGACTGCCCAGGAGGTGTGTTACCGACGGGCCCAGCAGGCACAGAAGGAATCGGCAAGCTGGCTGCAGGCTGCCCCTCGGCCGACTGAGAAGCCCTCAGTGCACATCTCAGCCcctggagagaagaggaggatcGCCCACATTCCCAAACCCCGCTTGGCCACGG CTCCCACAGGTGCCAAGAGGACCCTCACGGCCAGCAGCAGCCAGGCCCCCAATGGCCCTGAACCTGGCAGCCAGCCATTGAAGACACGCACACTGTCAGGGATGGCTTCCAagactaccaccaccatcacccccaAGCGCATCGCTCACAGCCCATCTTTACAG AGTCTAAAGAAACCCGTTATTCCTAAAGAGTTTGGGGGCAAGGTCCCCACTGTCATCCGGCAGCGCTACCTGAACCTGTTCATGGAGGAGTGCCTAAAGTTCTGCTCGTCCAGTCAAGAGGCCATAGAGAAG GCGCTGAACGAGGAGAAGGTGGCCTACGACCGCAGCCCCAGCAAGAACATATACCTGAACGTTGCCGTGAACACCCTCAAGAAGCTGAGGGGCCTAGTACCCAACACAGTGCCGGGTCTCAGCA AAACCAGTGGTCGGAGGCTGGTGTCCCATGAGGTGGTGCTGGGGGGCAAATTGGCTGCCAAGACCAGTTTCTCACTCAACCGCCCCAGCAGCCCAAGAGTAGAGGATCTGAAAG GAGCCACCCTGTACCGCCGTCTCAGGGAGTACCTACTCACCCTGGAGCAGCTCAAAGAGAATGGCtaccccttccctcacccccagcGCCCAGGGGGCGCAGTCATCTTCACAGCTGATGAGAAGAAGCCCAAGGATT CCTCCTGCAGAATCTGCTGTCGCTGTGGCACCGAGTACCTCGTGTCCTCTTCTGGCCGCTGTGTGCGTGACGAGGAGTGCTACTACCACTGGGGGCGGCTCCGCCGGAACCGAG TGGCTGGGGGCTGGGAGACACAGTATATGTGCTGCTCAGCGGCCATTGGCTCTGTCGGCTGTCAGGTTGCAAAG caacATGTGCAGGATGGCCGGAAGGAGAACCTTGAGGGCTTTGTGAGGACCTTTGAGAAGGAGCACTCAGAAGAAGCCCATGCAGGCATCTTTGCCCTTGACTGTGAGATG TCCTACACCACATACGGCCTGGAGCTGACCCGCGTCACAGTGGTGGACACAGAGATGCAAGTGGTTTATGACACCTTCGTCAAGCCTGACAATGAGATTGTCGACTATAACACCAG GTTCTCGGGGGTGACAGAGGCAGACCTCACAGACACAAGCATCACACTGCGAGACGTTCAAGCTGTCCTGTTGAGCATGTTCAGCGCTGATACCATCCTCATTGGACACAGCCTAGAGAGTGACCTGCTGGCTTTGAAG GTCATCCACAGCACCGTGGTGGACACTTCTGTGCTGTTCCCTCATCGCCTGGGCCTCCCCTACAAGCGCTCCCTGCGGAACCTCATGGCCGACTACCTCAGACAGATCATCCAGGACAACG TGGACGGGCACAGCTCCAGCGAGGATGCCAGCGCCTGCATGCACCTTGTGATCTGGAAGATCCGTGAAGATGCCAAGACCAAGCGATGA
- the Rexo1 gene encoding RNA exonuclease 1 homolog isoform X2, translated as MPLPIGLSYDPYNPELPKPPTQRENGTLGQGDEPRSDMLELELVNQAIEAVRSEVELEQRRYQKLLETAREHSVAEYGVGGASALVPGSPATSPNTGLDEDTFPLAFSYTPSSHNLLTPDGGYQPTPLAAPAEPGSRYLLASLERGQGKVGGPSGTLEYVPKAVSQPRRYNRPVPSGKYVVDNSKPSTDLEYDPLSNYSARHLSRASSRDKRAIKRPRGSHGSEPYTPLKKPCDPFSGCDARFSDSEDDMASPPKTRDSSPKTRASSPKAGASLESKASGKPSSKEGLEPEEGSLRETKEMAVQCDVGDLGQPPKDPDRASPVKPSSPARVPEDLGRPKESKPKKKKNGTPSILGHKDNTLKKDKKKDKDQGRTGEKPCADKSPQTSSPRHKAERPKGTKKKPSSATLVASSGKDGSGCPTGLGLQPQNSCSGPHQLPDRKGSGKLPSGKLVERKAHSLDEGISQDAPKLKKRALSHADLFGDESEDEDTGLGTGVPRVWPSALPSLSSDSDSDSSLGLPEAQLPKRLKASLPPFPALPSPSSSSSLGAGEEVEEDVDYSALEKEVDFDSDPMEECLRIFNESTSVKTENKGRLARQPPKNEKGEEKGHTGLTTLFPGQKRRISHLSKQGKEAEPLKRGPVVPPARPPTAQEVCYRRAQQAQKESASWLQAAPRPTEKPSVHISAPGEKRRIAHIPKPRLATAPTGAKRTLTASSSQAPNGPEPGSQPLKTRTLSGMASKTTTTITPKRIAHSPSLQSLKKPVIPKEFGGKVPTVIRQRYLNLFMEECLKFCSSSQEAIEKALNEEKVAYDRSPSKNIYLNVAVNTLKKLRGLVPNTVPGLSKTSGRRLVSHEVVLGGKLAAKTSFSLNRPSSPRVEDLKGATLYRRLREYLLTLEQLKENGYPFPHPQRPGGAVIFTADEKKPKDSSCRICCRCGTEYLVSSSGRCVRDEECYYHWGRLRRNRVAGGWETQYMCCSAAIGSVGCQVAKQHVQDGRKENLEGFVRTFEKEHSEEAHAGIFALDCEMSYTTYGLELTRVTVVDTEMQVVYDTFVKPDNEIVDYNTRFSGVTEADLTDTSITLRDVQAVLLSMFSADTILIGHSLESDLLALKVIHSTVVDTSVLFPHRLGLPYKRSLRNLMADYLRQIIQDNVDGHSSSEDASACMHLVIWKIREDAKTKR; from the exons ATGCCCCTGCCCATAG gGCTCAGTTATGACCCATACAATCCAGAGCTGCCCAAGCCCCCAACACAGAGGGAGAATGGCACACTGGGCCAGGGCGATGAGCCCCGCTCGGATATGCTGGAGCTAGAACTGGTCAACCAGGCCATTGAGGCTGTGCGCAGTGAGGTGGAACTGGAGCAGCGGCGCTACCAGAAGCTCCTGGAGACAGCCCGGGAACACAGTGTGGCTGAGTATGGTGTAGGTGGGGCTTCTGCCCTGGTGCCTGGCAGCCCTGCCACTAGCCCCAATACGGGCCTGGATGAGGACACCTTCCCACTGGCCTTCAGCTACACCCCCAGCAGCCACAACCTCCTGACGCCTGATGGTGGCTACCAGCCCACCCCACTAGCTGCTCCAGCTGAGCCAGGCAGCAGGTACTTGCTGGCATCTCTGGAGAGGGGTCAGGGCAAAGTGGGGGGCCCCAGTGGCACCCTGGAATATGTCCCCAAGGCTGTGAGCCAGCCCCGGCGGTATAACCGCCCTGTGCCCAGTGGCAAGTATGTAGTGGACAACTCTAAGCCATCCACAGACCTGGAGTATGACCCCCTCTCCAACTACTCTGCTCGCCACCTCAGCAGAGCCAGCTCCAGGGACAAGAGGGCCATTAAGAGGCCCCGGGGCTCCCATGGGAGCGAGCCCTACACACCTCTCAAGAAGCCCTGCGATCCCTTCAGCGGCTGCGATGCCAGGTTTTCAGATTCAGAAGATGACATGGCCAGTCCTCCCAAGACCAGGGACAGCTCACCCAAGACCAGGGCCAGCTCCCCCAAAGCTGGGGCCAGCCTTGAGAGCAAGGCCTCTGGGAAGCCATCCTCCAAGGAAGGCTTGGAGCCTGAGGAAGGGAGCCTGCGGGAGACCAAGGAGATGGCAGTACAATGTGATGTGGGGGACCTTGGACAGCCTCCAAAGGACCCAGACAGGGCATCCCCAGTGAAACCCAGCTCCCCAGCCAGGGTCCCCGAGGATCTGGGCCGTCCCAAGGAGAGCAAacccaagaagaagaaaaatggaacccCATCAATCCTTGGTCACAAGGACAATACCCTGAAGAAAGACAAGAAGAAGGACAAGGACCAAGGGCGAACTGGagagaaaccatgtgcagacAAGAGCCCACAGACCAGCAGCCCCCGGCACAAGGCCGAGCGACCCAAAGGGACCAAGAAAAAGCCATCTTCAGCCACCCTGGTGGCCAGCTCAGGGAAAGATGGGTCTGGCTGCCCCACTGGTTTGGGTCTCCAGCCCCAGAACTCTTGTTCTGGTCCTCACCAGCTGCCAGACAGGAAGGGCAGTGGGAAGCTGCCCTCCGGAAAGTTAGTGGAGCGCAAGGCCCACTCATTGGATGAGGGCATTTCTCAGGACGCCCCTAAGCTGAAGAAGCGGGCCCTGAGCCATGCTGACCTCTTCGGGGATGAGAGTGAGGATGAGGATACAGGGCTGGGGACTGGGGTACCACGGGTCTGGCCCTCCGCCCTTCCCAGCCTCAGCTCAGACTCAGACTCAGACTCCAGCCTGGGCCTCCCTGAGGCACAGCTGCCCAAGCGGCTCAAGGCTTCCCTGCCCCCAttccctgccctgccctccccttcctcctcctcctccttgggtGCTGGGGAAGAAGTGGAGGAGGATGTGGACTACTCGGCCTTGGAGAAGGAGGTTGACTTTGACTCAGACCCCATGGAGGAGTGCCTGCGGATTTTCAATGAGTCTACCAGTGTGAAGACGGAGAACAAGGGCCGACTGGCCCGGCAG CCCCCCAAGAATGAGAAGGGTGAAGAGAAGGGTCATACAGGCCTGACCACTCTGTTCCCGGGGCAGAAGAGGAGGATCTCTCACCTTTCCAAGCAAGGCAAGGAG GCGGAGCCCCTGAAGAGGGGCCCTGTGGTGCCCCCAGCTCGACCACCGACTGCCCAGGAGGTGTGTTACCGACGGGCCCAGCAGGCACAGAAGGAATCGGCAAGCTGGCTGCAGGCTGCCCCTCGGCCGACTGAGAAGCCCTCAGTGCACATCTCAGCCcctggagagaagaggaggatcGCCCACATTCCCAAACCCCGCTTGGCCACGG CTCCCACAGGTGCCAAGAGGACCCTCACGGCCAGCAGCAGCCAGGCCCCCAATGGCCCTGAACCTGGCAGCCAGCCATTGAAGACACGCACACTGTCAGGGATGGCTTCCAagactaccaccaccatcacccccaAGCGCATCGCTCACAGCCCATCTTTACAG AGTCTAAAGAAACCCGTTATTCCTAAAGAGTTTGGGGGCAAGGTCCCCACTGTCATCCGGCAGCGCTACCTGAACCTGTTCATGGAGGAGTGCCTAAAGTTCTGCTCGTCCAGTCAAGAGGCCATAGAGAAG GCGCTGAACGAGGAGAAGGTGGCCTACGACCGCAGCCCCAGCAAGAACATATACCTGAACGTTGCCGTGAACACCCTCAAGAAGCTGAGGGGCCTAGTACCCAACACAGTGCCGGGTCTCAGCA AAACCAGTGGTCGGAGGCTGGTGTCCCATGAGGTGGTGCTGGGGGGCAAATTGGCTGCCAAGACCAGTTTCTCACTCAACCGCCCCAGCAGCCCAAGAGTAGAGGATCTGAAAG GAGCCACCCTGTACCGCCGTCTCAGGGAGTACCTACTCACCCTGGAGCAGCTCAAAGAGAATGGCtaccccttccctcacccccagcGCCCAGGGGGCGCAGTCATCTTCACAGCTGATGAGAAGAAGCCCAAGGATT CCTCCTGCAGAATCTGCTGTCGCTGTGGCACCGAGTACCTCGTGTCCTCTTCTGGCCGCTGTGTGCGTGACGAGGAGTGCTACTACCACTGGGGGCGGCTCCGCCGGAACCGAG TGGCTGGGGGCTGGGAGACACAGTATATGTGCTGCTCAGCGGCCATTGGCTCTGTCGGCTGTCAGGTTGCAAAG caacATGTGCAGGATGGCCGGAAGGAGAACCTTGAGGGCTTTGTGAGGACCTTTGAGAAGGAGCACTCAGAAGAAGCCCATGCAGGCATCTTTGCCCTTGACTGTGAGATG TCCTACACCACATACGGCCTGGAGCTGACCCGCGTCACAGTGGTGGACACAGAGATGCAAGTGGTTTATGACACCTTCGTCAAGCCTGACAATGAGATTGTCGACTATAACACCAG GTTCTCGGGGGTGACAGAGGCAGACCTCACAGACACAAGCATCACACTGCGAGACGTTCAAGCTGTCCTGTTGAGCATGTTCAGCGCTGATACCATCCTCATTGGACACAGCCTAGAGAGTGACCTGCTGGCTTTGAAG GTCATCCACAGCACCGTGGTGGACACTTCTGTGCTGTTCCCTCATCGCCTGGGCCTCCCCTACAAGCGCTCCCTGCGGAACCTCATGGCCGACTACCTCAGACAGATCATCCAGGACAACG TGGACGGGCACAGCTCCAGCGAGGATGCCAGCGCCTGCATGCACCTTGTGATCTGGAAGATCCGTGAAGATGCCAAGACCAAGCGATGA